A genomic stretch from Diprion similis isolate iyDipSimi1 chromosome 1, iyDipSimi1.1, whole genome shotgun sequence includes:
- the LOC124406759 gene encoding proteoglycan 4-like isoform X1, giving the protein MRIILLVIPVCLLVLSEARRVPQSRQRVEERQVYYVDEDEEGAGVEEEDSPVVYQPRTRALPSPRSKDTSASKPPPVQTIRNYNKVNDDGSFTFGYEAADGSFKEETRGTDCVVRGKYGYVDPDGNKREFTYVSGNPCDPNAPKDEDEEPVRGQPEDDVSGPANYPSVRPVQRPTRPTFAPTTRAPTTIFQTQYQISDDDESQELEDVRPQPPQRRPPVVSIPRRQQFTQPPTTPAPRPAVYQPTTPRYQAPTTPASTIYRALEATTTPAPQPQTYRPQFVPAVAITPRPHAAQVAAQYAPIAQTERPGVIYAPRPGPQTVRHRSTSPAPLGGDDFAAEIERYVNTVGLSPRPVRPTQPAPLQSQKPKQAQRADPIYQSELVFDPATGQYNTQLYQTLPQTVGDFSLSHKLQPFVARQQLAQRQQTEQEPRASAASIYRQREQLPQTAAASPAPQPQAAIYRQQQAQLFQQSQQLYAQQQRRQQQPHRFQLLESQEGSQPFYYISPSPSTGSDSSRLSAGQIDQFLRGASAGF; this is encoded by the exons ATGAGGATTATTCTACTG GTGATCCCAGTCTGCCTCCTGGTCCTTTCGGAAGCGCGACGCGTTCCGCAAAGCCGACAGCGAGTGGAGGAACGGCAGGTGTACTACgtcgacgaggacgaggagggtGCGGGGGTCGAGGAGGAGGATTCACCGGTCGTCTACCAGCCGCGAACCCGGGCACTTCCATCGCCACGTTCCAAGGATACGAGCGCCTCGAAACCACCGCCTGTCCAGACCATCCGCAACTACAACAAGGTGAACGACGACGGGTCTTTCACGTTCGGTTACGAGGCGGCGGACGGTTCGTTCAAGGAGGAAACCCGGGGCACGGACTGCGTGGTGCGCGGGAAGTACGGGTACGTCGATCCCGACGGTAACAAGCGCGAGTTCACCTACGTATCCGGTAACCCCTGCGACCCCAACGCTCCCAAGGACGAAGACGAGGAGCCGGTGCGTGGGCAGCCCGAGGACGACGTCTCCGGGCCCGCGAACTACCCCTCCGTCAGGCCCGTCCAGCGACCCACACGCCCCACCTTCGCTCCCACGACACGCGCCCCCACCACCATCTTCCAGACTCAGTACCAGAtcagcgacgacgacgaaagcCAGGAACTCGAAGACGTCAGGCCCCAACCACCCCAGCGCCGTCCCCCCGTCGTCTCCATTCCCCGTCGTCAGCAGTTCACCCAACCACCGACGACCCCCGCCCCGCGTCCAGCCGTCTACCAACCGACCACCCCGCGATACCAGGCCCCGACCACCCCCGCCTCGACCATCTATCGCGCCCTTGAGGCCACCACCACCCCAGCCCCCCAGCCTCAGACCTACAGGCCGCAGTTCGTGCCCGCCGTCGCCATCACGCCGAGGCCCCATGCGGCCCAGGTTGCGGCCCAGTACGCGCCCATCGCGCAGACCGAGAGGCCTGGCGTGATCTATGCCCCGAGGCCCGGGCCCCAGACGGTTCGTCATCGGAGTACCAGTCCCGCGCCGCTAGGTGGCGACGACTTCGCGGCGGAGATTGAGCGGTACGTAAACACCGTGGGACTCAGTCCCAGACCCGTGAGGCCCACGCAGCCCGCACCGCTGCAGAGCCAAAAACCGAAACAGGCGCAGCGCGCCGACCCCATCTACCAATCGGAACTGGTCTTTGACCCGGCAACCGGTCAGTACAATACACAACTTTATCAGACCCTGCCGCAGACGGTCGGAGATTTTAGTTTGAGTCACAAGCTGCAACCGTTTGTAGCACGGCAACAGCTCGCTCAAAGACAGCAGACGGAACAGGAGCCCAGAGCATCCGCGGCATCGATTTACAGGCAAAGAGAACAGCTCCCACAAACCGCCGCCGCCTCCCCCGCCCCCCAGCCTCAAGCCGCCATATACAGGCAGCAACAGGCCCAGCTTTTTCAACAGTCCCAGCAACTCTACGCTCAGCAACAACGCAGACAGCAGCAGCCTCATCGGTTTCAACTTCTAGAGTCCCAGGAAGGTTCTCAACCCTTTTACTACATCTCGCCGTCCCCGTCAACTGGTAGCGATTCTTCCCGACTTTCCGCTGGGCAGATTGATCAGTTCTTGCGCGGTGCTTCCGCTGGCTTTTAA
- the LOC124406759 gene encoding proteoglycan 4-like isoform X2 yields MRIILLVIPVCLLVLSEARRVPQSRQRVEERQVYYVDEDEEGAGVEEEDSPVVYQPRTRALPSPRSKDTSASKPPPVQTIRNYNKVNDDGSFTFGYEAADGSFKEETRGTDCVVRGKYGYVDPDGNKREFTYVSGNPCDPNAPKDEDEEPVRGQPEDDVSGPANYPSVRPVQRPTRPTFAPTTRAPTTIFQTQYQISDDDESQELEDVRPQPPQRRPPVVSIPRRQQFTQPPTTPAPRPAVYQPTTPRYQAPTTPASTIYRALEATTTPAPQPQTYRPQFVPAVAITPRPHAAQVAAQYAPIAQTERPGVIYAPRPGPQTVRHRSTSPAPLGGDDFAAEIERYVNTVGLSPRPVRPTQPAPLQSQKPKQAQRADPIYQSELVFDPATARQQLAQRQQTEQEPRASAASIYRQREQLPQTAAASPAPQPQAAIYRQQQAQLFQQSQQLYAQQQRRQQQPHRFQLLESQEGSQPFYYISPSPSTGSDSSRLSAGQIDQFLRGASAGF; encoded by the exons ATGAGGATTATTCTACTG GTGATCCCAGTCTGCCTCCTGGTCCTTTCGGAAGCGCGACGCGTTCCGCAAAGCCGACAGCGAGTGGAGGAACGGCAGGTGTACTACgtcgacgaggacgaggagggtGCGGGGGTCGAGGAGGAGGATTCACCGGTCGTCTACCAGCCGCGAACCCGGGCACTTCCATCGCCACGTTCCAAGGATACGAGCGCCTCGAAACCACCGCCTGTCCAGACCATCCGCAACTACAACAAGGTGAACGACGACGGGTCTTTCACGTTCGGTTACGAGGCGGCGGACGGTTCGTTCAAGGAGGAAACCCGGGGCACGGACTGCGTGGTGCGCGGGAAGTACGGGTACGTCGATCCCGACGGTAACAAGCGCGAGTTCACCTACGTATCCGGTAACCCCTGCGACCCCAACGCTCCCAAGGACGAAGACGAGGAGCCGGTGCGTGGGCAGCCCGAGGACGACGTCTCCGGGCCCGCGAACTACCCCTCCGTCAGGCCCGTCCAGCGACCCACACGCCCCACCTTCGCTCCCACGACACGCGCCCCCACCACCATCTTCCAGACTCAGTACCAGAtcagcgacgacgacgaaagcCAGGAACTCGAAGACGTCAGGCCCCAACCACCCCAGCGCCGTCCCCCCGTCGTCTCCATTCCCCGTCGTCAGCAGTTCACCCAACCACCGACGACCCCCGCCCCGCGTCCAGCCGTCTACCAACCGACCACCCCGCGATACCAGGCCCCGACCACCCCCGCCTCGACCATCTATCGCGCCCTTGAGGCCACCACCACCCCAGCCCCCCAGCCTCAGACCTACAGGCCGCAGTTCGTGCCCGCCGTCGCCATCACGCCGAGGCCCCATGCGGCCCAGGTTGCGGCCCAGTACGCGCCCATCGCGCAGACCGAGAGGCCTGGCGTGATCTATGCCCCGAGGCCCGGGCCCCAGACGGTTCGTCATCGGAGTACCAGTCCCGCGCCGCTAGGTGGCGACGACTTCGCGGCGGAGATTGAGCGGTACGTAAACACCGTGGGACTCAGTCCCAGACCCGTGAGGCCCACGCAGCCCGCACCGCTGCAGAGCCAAAAACCGAAACAGGCGCAGCGCGCCGACCCCATCTACCAATCGGAACTGGTCTTTGACCCGGCAACCG CACGGCAACAGCTCGCTCAAAGACAGCAGACGGAACAGGAGCCCAGAGCATCCGCGGCATCGATTTACAGGCAAAGAGAACAGCTCCCACAAACCGCCGCCGCCTCCCCCGCCCCCCAGCCTCAAGCCGCCATATACAGGCAGCAACAGGCCCAGCTTTTTCAACAGTCCCAGCAACTCTACGCTCAGCAACAACGCAGACAGCAGCAGCCTCATCGGTTTCAACTTCTAGAGTCCCAGGAAGGTTCTCAACCCTTTTACTACATCTCGCCGTCCCCGTCAACTGGTAGCGATTCTTCCCGACTTTCCGCTGGGCAGATTGATCAGTTCTTGCGCGGTGCTTCCGCTGGCTTTTAA
- the LOC124406759 gene encoding proteoglycan 4-like isoform X3 has translation MRIILLVIPVCLLVLSEARRVPQSRQRVEERQVYYVDEDEEGAGVEEEDSPVVYQPRTRALPSPRSKDTSASKPPPVQTIRNYNKVNDDGSFTFGYEAADGSFKEETRGTDCVVRGKYGYVDPDGNKREFTYVSGNPCDPNAPKDEDEEPVRGQPEDDVSGPANYPSVRPVQRPTRPTFAPTTRAPTTIFQTQYQISDDDESQELEDVRPQPPQRRPPVVSIPRRQQFTQPPTTPAPRPAVYQPTTPRYQAPTTPASTIYRALEATTTPAPQPQTYRPQFVPAVAITPRPHAAQVAAQYAPIAQTERPGVIYAPRPGPQTVRHRSTSPAPLGGDDFAAEIERYVNTVGLSPRPVRPTQPAPLQSQKPKQAQRADPIYQSELVFDPATARSKTADGTGAQSIRGIDLQAKRTAPTNRRRLPRPPASSRHIQAATGPAFSTVPATLRSATTQTAAASSVSTSRVPGRFSTLLLHLAVPVNW, from the exons ATGAGGATTATTCTACTG GTGATCCCAGTCTGCCTCCTGGTCCTTTCGGAAGCGCGACGCGTTCCGCAAAGCCGACAGCGAGTGGAGGAACGGCAGGTGTACTACgtcgacgaggacgaggagggtGCGGGGGTCGAGGAGGAGGATTCACCGGTCGTCTACCAGCCGCGAACCCGGGCACTTCCATCGCCACGTTCCAAGGATACGAGCGCCTCGAAACCACCGCCTGTCCAGACCATCCGCAACTACAACAAGGTGAACGACGACGGGTCTTTCACGTTCGGTTACGAGGCGGCGGACGGTTCGTTCAAGGAGGAAACCCGGGGCACGGACTGCGTGGTGCGCGGGAAGTACGGGTACGTCGATCCCGACGGTAACAAGCGCGAGTTCACCTACGTATCCGGTAACCCCTGCGACCCCAACGCTCCCAAGGACGAAGACGAGGAGCCGGTGCGTGGGCAGCCCGAGGACGACGTCTCCGGGCCCGCGAACTACCCCTCCGTCAGGCCCGTCCAGCGACCCACACGCCCCACCTTCGCTCCCACGACACGCGCCCCCACCACCATCTTCCAGACTCAGTACCAGAtcagcgacgacgacgaaagcCAGGAACTCGAAGACGTCAGGCCCCAACCACCCCAGCGCCGTCCCCCCGTCGTCTCCATTCCCCGTCGTCAGCAGTTCACCCAACCACCGACGACCCCCGCCCCGCGTCCAGCCGTCTACCAACCGACCACCCCGCGATACCAGGCCCCGACCACCCCCGCCTCGACCATCTATCGCGCCCTTGAGGCCACCACCACCCCAGCCCCCCAGCCTCAGACCTACAGGCCGCAGTTCGTGCCCGCCGTCGCCATCACGCCGAGGCCCCATGCGGCCCAGGTTGCGGCCCAGTACGCGCCCATCGCGCAGACCGAGAGGCCTGGCGTGATCTATGCCCCGAGGCCCGGGCCCCAGACGGTTCGTCATCGGAGTACCAGTCCCGCGCCGCTAGGTGGCGACGACTTCGCGGCGGAGATTGAGCGGTACGTAAACACCGTGGGACTCAGTCCCAGACCCGTGAGGCCCACGCAGCCCGCACCGCTGCAGAGCCAAAAACCGAAACAGGCGCAGCGCGCCGACCCCATCTACCAATCGGAACTGGTCTTTGACCCGGCAACCG CTCGCTCAAAGACAGCAGACGGAACAGGAGCCCAGAGCATCCGCGGCATCGATTTACAGGCAAAGAGAACAGCTCCCACAAACCGCCGCCGCCTCCCCCGCCCCCCAGCCTCAAGCCGCCATATACAGGCAGCAACAGGCCCAGCTTTTTCAACAGTCCCAGCAACTCTACGCTCAGCAACAACGCAGACAGCAGCAGCCTCATCGGTTTCAACTTCTAGAGTCCCAGGAAGGTTCTCAACCCTTTTACTACATCTCGCCGTCCCCGTCAACTGGTAG
- the LOC124406226 gene encoding chromatin modification-related protein eaf-1-like has product MRALATIVIVTLAVALVSGQQYQQGGNAYGDEYADYESPRPAHPTPRSYAAAQAPAQRASAPSAPKPTPVAILKQINRHNEDGSYTYGFEGGDGSFKIETKLPTGEVKGKYGFVDDTGKVRVVEYGANKYGFQPSGEGITVAPPTLVDETTNKEGLHNVNTNYQDYSDYQQPAPARPQPRPTPAAASLRQQQAYERAQFAPQPQPQPQQQYRPQPQSPVQQYQPQQAQTQAIYAPQQNPRPRIPTHQAPQAPVFAHAAPASLPQSRQEIGYATRPAPVHQAQAYEEPEPVRPQFNAQGPVQFSPAPLPASRPQSQARSQGGGILDQLARDYALPQGGAAPLHDISFGYY; this is encoded by the exons ATGCGGGCCCTTGCAACG ATAGTGATAGTGACCTTGGCCGTGGCGTTGGTATCCGGCCAGCAGTACCAACAGGGCGGAAATGCGTACGGCGACGAGTACGCGGATTACGAATCACCGCGACCGGCGCACCCAACGCCGCGAAGTTATGCGGCAGCGCAGGCGCCTGCGCAGCGAGCATCAGCGCCATCTGCGCCGAAGCCGACGCCAGTGGCGATCCTGAAGCAGATAAACAGGCACAACGAGGACGGCTCGTACACCTACGGTTTCGAGGGTGGTGATGGCTCCTTCAAGATCGAGACTAAGCTGCCGACAGGCGAGGTCAAGGGCAAGTACGGATTCGTAGACGACACGGGGAAGGTCCGCGTCGTCGAGTACGGAGCGAACAAATACGGCTTCCAGCCCTCCGGCGAGGGCATCACCGTCGCACCCCCGACCCTCGTCGACGAGACGACGAACAAGGAGGGCCTCCACAACGTCAACACCAACTATCAGGACTACTCCGACTACCAGCAACCCGCTCCCGCTCGTCCCCAGCCAAGACCCACCCCCGCCGCCGCCTCCCTTCGCCAACAGCAAGCCTACGAACGCGCGCAGTTCGCCCCCCAGCCCCAACCCCAGCCCCAGCAGCAGTACCGCCCCCAGCCCCAGAGTCCGGTCCAGCAGTACCAACCTCAACAGGCCCAGACCCAGGCGATCTACGCACCCCAGCAGAACCCTCGGCCCCGTATTCCCACCCATCAGGCCCCCCAGGCTCCCGTCTTCGCCCATGCCGCCCCCGCCTCGCTGCCCCAGAGCCGCCAGGAAATCGGCTACGCCACCAGACCCGCCCCCGTCCACCAGGCCCAAGCCTACGAGGAACCTGAACCCGTTCGCCCCCAGTTCAACGCGCAGGGTCCCGTTCAGTTTAGCCCAGCACCGCTCCCTGCCTCCAGGCCCCAATCTCAGGCCCGCAGCCAAGGCGGCGGAATCCTCGACCAACTCGCAAGAGACTACGCGCTTCCGCAGGGCGGCGCTGCTCCGCTTCACGACATCAGCTTCGGCTATTACTAG